The following coding sequences lie in one Fimbriimonadaceae bacterium genomic window:
- a CDS encoding DEAD/DEAH box helicase, with the protein MALFDANVDLNPHQIEAALFALRSPVSKGVILADEVGLGKTIEASLVLCQLWAERKRKLLVICPASIRKQWANELDEKFNLPSILLDARAYNLAKKAGSISPFDCGKVVICSLNFAARMKDEIRSIGWNLVVIDEAHKLRNAHQPSNKTGQAIRFAVEEPRKILLTATPLQNSIMELFGMSSIIDEYMFGEPSVFRSLYGGADADLSDLKTRLRGFCKRTLRKDVLEYVQYTNRQAITRPFRPTDDEHAFYEAISSFLQRAETFSIPHRQRVLLTLRLRKILASSSPAIAGTLEIIRQRLIELKAGVPEGDLVDKVIAGEDLDEDDFLEESLDIEEPEADIPTIDIAKLEAEIQELDQYIRWARGIGVDTKSKALLSALEIGFTKMQENGAAKKALIFTESRRTQTYIRNFLEANGFAGKVATFNGSNNDEESKKLADRWVIENRGTGRVTGSRDVDARSAIIDHFKNDAEILVATEAAAEGVNLQFCSLVVNYDLPWNPQRIEQRIGRCHRYGQKHDVVVINFVNERNAADQRTFELLEEKFQLFDGVFGASDEVLGSIESGVDFEKRVYDIYQSCRTPDQIEAAFKDLREQLESSIQARMTSTRQLLLEFFDEEIHQRLRLQLEGTKQQLDRFGKQFWLLTKHVISDSAKFDDDELAFELTGAPRPDIKAGKYHLISKSRENVDGEFLYRLSHPLGEYVVDEAKAGATPLANVTFDISSHPTRMSVVEDLRGKSGWMTLDKLIIDAFEREEYILLSGFSDDGASIDQEVLEKMFLCRGQVHEINDLQMPDRLNAESTQHQKATMHQSFEANNRFMNEERERLENWADDMILSAEKELKDIKAQLRETNRQARQAPTTEEQLTLQNKIRDLEQKQRKQRQRIFEIEDEIIEKRDQLIGALEKRMKQKTQSSNLFTIRWRVV; encoded by the coding sequence ATGGCGCTTTTTGACGCCAACGTCGACCTAAACCCACACCAGATTGAGGCCGCTCTTTTTGCGCTAAGGTCCCCTGTCTCGAAGGGTGTTATCCTTGCGGATGAGGTTGGGCTCGGCAAGACTATCGAGGCGAGTTTAGTGTTATGCCAACTGTGGGCTGAGCGCAAGAGAAAGCTTCTAGTCATTTGTCCTGCTTCAATCAGAAAACAATGGGCAAACGAGCTGGATGAAAAATTTAACTTGCCCTCAATCCTGTTGGATGCCCGAGCCTATAACCTTGCAAAGAAGGCTGGCTCAATCAGTCCCTTTGATTGCGGCAAAGTAGTGATTTGTTCGTTGAATTTCGCTGCAAGGATGAAGGACGAGATTCGGTCAATAGGGTGGAATTTGGTCGTTATTGATGAAGCACACAAGCTGAGAAATGCTCATCAGCCAAGCAACAAGACTGGGCAAGCTATCCGATTCGCAGTTGAAGAGCCCCGGAAAATTCTCCTTACGGCAACACCACTCCAGAACTCAATAATGGAGCTCTTTGGAATGTCGTCAATAATTGACGAATACATGTTTGGGGAGCCATCCGTTTTCCGGTCGCTATATGGTGGAGCCGATGCTGACCTAAGCGACCTCAAGACGCGCCTTCGAGGTTTCTGCAAAAGAACGCTTAGGAAGGACGTATTGGAATACGTCCAGTACACGAACAGACAAGCGATAACCAGACCGTTCAGACCAACTGACGACGAACACGCATTTTATGAAGCTATTTCCAGCTTCCTGCAACGAGCCGAGACATTTAGTATTCCGCATCGCCAGCGAGTGCTCTTGACCCTGAGATTGAGGAAGATTCTTGCATCTTCTTCTCCCGCAATAGCTGGCACTCTTGAAATCATACGACAGCGTCTGATTGAACTGAAGGCAGGCGTCCCCGAAGGCGATTTGGTGGACAAAGTCATTGCCGGAGAAGACCTTGACGAAGACGACTTCCTAGAGGAATCTCTTGACATAGAAGAGCCCGAGGCCGACATACCCACAATTGATATTGCAAAACTCGAAGCAGAAATACAAGAGCTCGACCAGTACATTCGGTGGGCGAGAGGTATAGGGGTTGACACCAAGTCAAAGGCGCTTCTGAGCGCACTTGAAATCGGATTTACGAAGATGCAGGAAAATGGCGCTGCAAAAAAAGCCCTCATTTTCACCGAGTCACGCCGCACCCAAACCTACATCCGAAATTTCCTTGAAGCCAACGGATTCGCTGGAAAGGTCGCAACCTTTAATGGCTCAAACAACGATGAAGAATCAAAAAAACTAGCCGACCGTTGGGTCATCGAAAATAGAGGCACTGGTCGCGTAACAGGGTCGCGAGACGTTGACGCTCGCTCGGCCATCATCGACCACTTCAAAAATGACGCCGAAATTCTCGTCGCCACAGAAGCCGCCGCCGAAGGAGTAAATCTTCAGTTCTGTTCCTTGGTCGTAAACTACGACCTTCCATGGAATCCTCAGCGCATTGAACAAAGAATCGGACGATGTCACCGGTACGGTCAAAAGCATGACGTCGTGGTCATCAACTTTGTTAATGAGAGGAATGCAGCCGACCAACGCACATTCGAACTGCTCGAAGAAAAGTTTCAACTCTTCGATGGCGTTTTTGGGGCGTCAGACGAAGTGTTGGGAAGTATTGAGTCCGGTGTCGATTTCGAAAAACGAGTTTACGATATATACCAATCGTGCCGTACGCCCGACCAAATTGAAGCGGCTTTCAAAGACCTTCGCGAGCAACTTGAATCAAGCATACAAGCTCGTATGACGTCGACCAGACAATTATTGCTGGAGTTTTTTGACGAAGAGATTCACCAGCGTCTTCGGCTCCAGCTTGAAGGTACTAAGCAACAGCTCGACCGATTTGGGAAGCAATTCTGGTTGCTGACAAAGCACGTTATTTCGGACTCCGCTAAGTTTGATGACGACGAGCTGGCGTTCGAGTTGACTGGTGCACCACGTCCAGACATTAAGGCTGGAAAGTACCACCTCATTTCAAAGAGCAGAGAAAATGTGGATGGAGAATTTCTGTATCGACTCTCACATCCTCTTGGGGAATATGTCGTTGACGAAGCAAAGGCCGGGGCAACGCCACTTGCCAACGTGACGTTTGATATTTCAAGCCACCCGACTCGTATGAGCGTTGTTGAAGACCTTAGAGGTAAGTCAGGCTGGATGACACTTGATAAACTCATCATCGACGCCTTTGAACGTGAGGAATATATTTTGCTTTCCGGGTTCTCGGATGACGGTGCCTCGATAGACCAGGAAGTGCTTGAGAAAATGTTTCTCTGCCGCGGACAAGTACACGAGATAAACGACTTGCAAATGCCTGACCGGCTGAATGCCGAATCCACCCAACACCAGAAAGCAACGATGCACCAATCGTTCGAGGCAAATAACCGATTCATGAACGAGGAACGAGAACGGCTGGAGAATTGGGCGGACGACATGATTCTCTCTGCTGAGAAGGAACTCAAGGACATCAAAGCCCAGCTTCGAGAAACAAACCGCCAAGCGCGACAGGCTCCAACGACCGAAGAGCAGCTCACACTTCAAAATAAAATCCGGGACCTTGAGCAGAAGCAACGCAAGCAACGTCAAAGGATTTTTGAAATTGAGGACGAAATCATCGAAAAGCGTGACCAGCTCATTGGAGCCCTTGAAAAGCGAATGAAGCAAAAGACACAAAGCTCAAACCTGTTCACTATTCGCTGGAGAGTTGTCTGA